A genomic window from Arthrobacter sp. FW305-BF8 includes:
- a CDS encoding discoidin domain-containing protein → MHRLGSAVTVALLLITGYVAVAPHGSPSATGSHAIGAHATGPHIHIAALPAAALEAAPPSLPRSGWTVTASDEQASGGNGRAAHVLDGDAATYWQSGGTETAAALPHSITIDTGAVQTISGFRYLPRADSPDGRIGSFEITVSTDGALWAPPVARGTWADTSAEKSVTFAAVQARYVRLQAMTETGGRGPWSSAAEINLLGESAGNAAAPPAAAPPAAAPPVAGMPAAVKAPLASESVQSDESLGSWGPTINFPLVPTAAALLPGNRLLTWSAYSATTFGGAPGYTQTSILDLATGAVSQSEVSNTGHDMFCPGTSLLPDGQLMVTGGSNSTKTSLYNPATDTWTAGPAMKIARGYHSSVTTSAGEVFTIGGSWSGGIGNKHGEVWSAASGWRTLPNVLVNSILTADPLGSYRADNHPWLFAAPGGRVFHAGPSRRMNWITTAGSGSISPAGPRSDSADAMSGDAVMYDIGKILTVGGAPVQENSIATARAYTIDINAGVTVARTADMAVTRSFANGVALPDGQVLVVGGQGNPVPFTDTDARMAPEIWNPATGQWTTLAPMAIPRTYHSVALLLPDGRVFVGGGGLCGSCTTNHLDGEIFTPPYLLNADGSPRARPKIVTAPTTATTGSTISVTTAAPVTEFSLMRMGSATHAVNTDQRRIPLNATGISGNTASLKLPADTGVLVPGNYLLFALDAAGVPSVAATIAIGAPASVLASRPTIGSDADTLAVASDGVLWNYHPNGTGGLQPRERIGAGWSGLSKGFVTDWNTDGMFDIMAQWKDGRMIFYPGKPNGGFAPPQVLSAGWSTYHVTIGRWRSTDKYPGILAYDAAGTLWYYGNSAGKGLSPRVRTGAGWRGLYLTMADYDQDGKQDVIAKRGDGNLILYRSNGAGSFIPETRRRLGGGWNTINSITEVTGFRPGGHGLITRLTDGRLAHYPFSKGIMGTRTIISAGWGSYNIFR, encoded by the coding sequence ATGCATCGGCTTGGGTCAGCTGTCACGGTCGCGCTGCTCCTGATCACGGGGTACGTGGCGGTGGCTCCGCACGGCTCTCCGAGCGCAACAGGGTCACACGCAATTGGAGCACATGCCACCGGCCCACACATCCACATCGCCGCGCTGCCAGCCGCCGCGCTCGAGGCTGCCCCGCCTTCGCTGCCCCGGAGCGGGTGGACGGTGACGGCCAGTGACGAACAGGCATCGGGCGGGAACGGGCGGGCAGCCCACGTTCTGGACGGCGACGCCGCCACGTACTGGCAAAGCGGTGGGACTGAGACCGCCGCTGCCTTGCCGCACAGCATCACGATCGACACCGGCGCGGTGCAAACGATCTCTGGGTTCCGCTATCTCCCGCGTGCCGACAGCCCGGACGGAAGGATCGGCAGCTTCGAGATCACGGTTAGTACCGACGGCGCCCTGTGGGCCCCTCCGGTGGCCCGCGGCACCTGGGCGGACACCAGTGCGGAGAAAAGCGTGACGTTCGCAGCAGTACAGGCCCGCTACGTGCGGCTGCAAGCCATGACCGAAACGGGCGGACGTGGACCTTGGAGCAGCGCCGCGGAGATCAATTTGTTGGGCGAAAGTGCCGGCAACGCCGCGGCCCCGCCGGCAGCGGCCCCACCGGCCGCGGCCCCGCCAGTTGCGGGCATGCCGGCTGCGGTCAAGGCGCCGCTGGCGAGCGAGTCAGTACAGTCGGACGAGTCACTGGGGTCCTGGGGTCCGACGATCAACTTTCCGCTGGTGCCCACCGCGGCCGCACTCTTGCCCGGGAACCGGTTGCTGACATGGTCCGCCTACTCCGCCACCACGTTCGGCGGCGCGCCGGGCTACACCCAGACTTCCATCCTGGATCTCGCCACCGGTGCCGTGAGCCAGAGCGAGGTATCCAACACCGGACACGACATGTTCTGCCCCGGGACCTCGCTGCTTCCCGACGGGCAACTCATGGTCACGGGCGGTTCCAACAGCACAAAAACCAGCCTTTACAACCCGGCGACGGACACATGGACCGCGGGGCCGGCCATGAAGATCGCCCGTGGCTATCACTCCAGCGTGACCACATCGGCCGGTGAGGTGTTCACCATCGGAGGTTCATGGTCCGGTGGCATCGGCAACAAGCACGGCGAGGTGTGGTCGGCCGCCAGCGGCTGGCGGACGCTGCCGAATGTGCTGGTGAACAGCATCCTGACCGCCGATCCTCTCGGCAGCTACCGCGCGGACAACCATCCGTGGTTGTTTGCCGCGCCCGGTGGCCGGGTGTTCCACGCCGGGCCGAGCCGCCGGATGAACTGGATCACCACCGCGGGGTCCGGAAGCATCAGCCCGGCAGGCCCGCGGTCAGACAGCGCTGACGCGATGAGCGGCGACGCCGTCATGTACGACATCGGCAAGATCCTCACCGTGGGCGGGGCGCCCGTCCAGGAGAACAGCATTGCCACAGCCCGCGCGTACACCATCGACATCAACGCCGGGGTCACCGTGGCCCGGACCGCCGACATGGCCGTCACCCGGTCGTTCGCGAACGGTGTAGCCCTTCCCGACGGCCAGGTGCTCGTGGTCGGAGGCCAGGGGAATCCTGTTCCGTTCACCGACACTGACGCCAGGATGGCCCCGGAAATCTGGAACCCCGCCACCGGGCAGTGGACAACGCTGGCCCCGATGGCCATTCCCCGGACCTATCACAGCGTCGCGCTGTTACTCCCGGATGGCAGGGTCTTCGTCGGCGGTGGCGGACTGTGCGGCAGCTGCACGACCAACCACCTGGACGGAGAGATTTTCACGCCGCCCTACCTGCTGAACGCGGACGGCAGCCCGCGCGCCCGCCCGAAAATTGTCACCGCCCCCACCACCGCCACTACCGGCAGCACCATTTCCGTGACCACCGCGGCACCGGTCACTGAGTTCTCCCTGATGCGGATGGGTTCGGCGACTCACGCCGTGAACACTGATCAGCGGCGCATCCCCCTGAATGCAACTGGGATATCCGGCAACACCGCGTCGCTGAAGCTGCCGGCGGATACCGGCGTGCTTGTCCCAGGCAACTACCTGCTGTTTGCGCTGGACGCCGCCGGAGTGCCCAGCGTCGCGGCAACCATCGCGATCGGCGCCCCGGCGTCCGTCCTTGCCTCCCGCCCAACCATCGGCAGCGACGCTGACACCCTGGCTGTCGCCTCCGATGGGGTCCTGTGGAACTACCATCCAAACGGTACGGGCGGCCTGCAGCCCCGGGAAAGGATCGGTGCAGGCTGGTCAGGGCTGTCGAAGGGGTTCGTGACCGACTGGAACACCGACGGCATGTTCGACATCATGGCGCAGTGGAAAGACGGAAGGATGATCTTTTACCCCGGAAAGCCCAATGGAGGATTCGCCCCTCCCCAGGTCCTCAGCGCAGGATGGAGCACCTACCACGTGACGATCGGCCGCTGGCGGAGCACCGACAAGTACCCGGGCATCCTCGCCTATGACGCTGCCGGGACGTTGTGGTACTACGGCAACAGTGCCGGAAAAGGCCTGAGTCCCCGTGTCCGGACCGGAGCGGGATGGCGCGGCCTGTACCTCACCATGGCGGACTACGATCAGGACGGGAAACAGGACGTCATCGCCAAACGCGGCGACGGGAACCTCATCCTGTACCGCTCGAATGGAGCAGGCAGCTTCATCCCAGAAACCCGACGGCGCCTTGGCGGCGGCTGGAACACCATCAACAGCATTACCGAGGTGACGGGGTTCCGCCCCGGCGGCCACGGACTCATCACCCGGCTGACCGACGGCCGGCTAGCCCACTATCCCTTCAGCAAGGGAATCATGGGTACACGAACCATCATCAGCGCCGGCTGGGGCAGTTACAACATCTTCCGGTAG
- a CDS encoding NUDIX hydrolase: MNPRIIVSAVCVYDAAGRLLTVRKRGTDKFMHPGGKPEPGETAVQAAARELQEEVGIIVDPRELTLMGVWLADAANEAATEIEATVFTAPGTWVAHPSAEIAEIRWLDLAAEWPGDLAPLLTDHILPALAPPDARGAARS, encoded by the coding sequence GTGAATCCGCGCATCATCGTCTCCGCCGTGTGTGTCTACGACGCCGCGGGCCGGCTCCTGACCGTCCGCAAGCGCGGCACGGACAAGTTCATGCACCCCGGCGGCAAGCCCGAGCCCGGCGAGACCGCGGTGCAGGCCGCCGCCCGGGAGCTGCAGGAGGAAGTCGGCATCATCGTCGATCCCCGCGAACTTACCCTGATGGGCGTCTGGCTGGCCGACGCCGCCAACGAGGCGGCTACGGAGATCGAGGCCACCGTCTTCACGGCGCCGGGCACCTGGGTGGCTCACCCCTCCGCTGAGATCGCCGAGATCCGGTGGCTGGACCTCGCGGCGGAGTGGCCCGGCGACCTCGCACCGCTGCTCACGGACCACATACTGCCGGCGCTGGCGCCGCCAGACGCCCGGGGCGCAGCCCGCTCCTAG
- a CDS encoding DUF6314 family protein, producing MNLQHPSGLRDYLLGTTPAAPSSPDLPLAGRWAVERTMLDRAAGTRGTFTGVVIFSPDGDGGLRFHEEGTVVWPAADGGTFTGPATRDYLLRPADTPDALDMLFPDARPFHRMSFSPEASQDRHWCDPDTYRVTYVRHGEDGFSYVWDVTGPRKDLLLESVLRRLPATVAADGLGAKP from the coding sequence TTGAATCTGCAGCACCCCTCCGGGCTCCGCGACTATCTGCTGGGTACAACGCCGGCGGCCCCCTCCTCCCCCGACCTTCCGCTGGCAGGCCGCTGGGCCGTGGAGCGGACCATGCTGGACCGGGCTGCGGGCACCCGGGGGACTTTCACCGGCGTCGTGATCTTTTCCCCGGACGGCGACGGCGGGCTCCGCTTCCACGAGGAGGGGACCGTGGTCTGGCCTGCTGCCGACGGCGGCACCTTCACCGGGCCGGCCACCCGCGATTACCTGCTCCGGCCCGCGGACACGCCGGACGCTCTGGACATGCTGTTTCCCGATGCCCGGCCGTTCCACCGGATGAGCTTCTCCCCGGAGGCCAGTCAGGACCGGCACTGGTGCGATCCTGACACTTACCGGGTCACGTACGTCCGTCATGGCGAGGACGGGTTCAGTTACGTCTGGGATGTCACGGGCCCGCGCAAGGACCTGCTGCTGGAGTCCGTGCTGCGCCGGCTGCCGGCAACGGTGGCAGCGGACGGGCTAGGCGCGAAGCCGTGA
- a CDS encoding DUF998 domain-containing protein has product MAAAAEVPTARATFLPDTASTRQYIGAWAVLSVVQYFMAEAAVIGAWAGPEPYSRRTGLISDLGAVTCGLYGGRSICSPLHVLMNVSFVVQGLGMLLGALLLSSALLRVAARARVQVMASHSGEVPWYSAVAARILTGTAGVGTIVVGLVPEDLESGWHYAGAVMYFIAGSLALLLLGALWLRQTPLGWFILAAGGVSAAALVTAAVTGLDVPEPGTLERLMGYPITIGLAAAGLVIAQRVRQERQVRRAFARAQAARNA; this is encoded by the coding sequence ATGGCCGCCGCAGCTGAAGTCCCCACCGCCCGGGCAACGTTCCTGCCAGACACCGCCTCCACACGGCAATACATCGGGGCATGGGCGGTGCTCAGCGTGGTCCAGTATTTCATGGCGGAGGCGGCGGTCATCGGCGCCTGGGCCGGACCAGAGCCCTACAGCCGGCGGACCGGCCTCATCAGCGACCTGGGTGCCGTCACCTGCGGGCTCTACGGCGGCCGAAGCATCTGTTCGCCGCTGCACGTGCTGATGAACGTCTCCTTCGTGGTTCAGGGACTCGGCATGCTGCTGGGCGCGCTGCTGCTCAGCTCGGCGCTGCTGCGGGTGGCCGCCCGGGCCCGGGTGCAGGTCATGGCCAGCCATTCCGGGGAAGTGCCGTGGTACTCGGCGGTGGCGGCGCGGATCCTGACCGGGACCGCAGGCGTCGGCACGATCGTCGTGGGGCTGGTCCCTGAGGACCTGGAGTCCGGCTGGCATTACGCGGGCGCCGTCATGTACTTCATCGCCGGCTCCCTGGCGCTGCTGCTGCTCGGCGCCCTGTGGCTCCGGCAAACGCCGCTGGGCTGGTTTATTCTGGCCGCCGGCGGAGTGTCCGCGGCCGCCCTCGTCACGGCGGCCGTCACCGGCCTGGACGTTCCCGAGCCCGGAACCCTGGAACGGCTGATGGGCTACCCCATCACGATTGGCCTCGCGGCCGCCGGCCTGGTCATCGCCCAGCGTGTCCGGCAGGAACGGCAGGTTCGCAGGGCCTTCGCCCGGGCCCAGGCGGCCCGGAACGCCTAG
- a CDS encoding inositol monophosphatase family protein yields the protein MTELGRHKLGKHSATNLSPELDDYELAAELVREAGQLALLMRQGGLDAQRKTSISDVVTAADHAAEAYVLEQLQRCRPDDGVLGEEGAAVRGSSGRTWVIDPVDGTYNFLQGSTYWCSAIALKDESDVLLGAIFQPEEDKLWIGGKQHATTLNGEPVTTYKEDGTNRNAADLSHLGAGTYIHPRWLADPMCAMPWHAAATSAATLRMLGSGSCDLGRVADGQLGCWFQHSCPEWDWLPGKAIVTAAGGVAGTVHVNGLEWFMAGGTTAVHQLRAALESGSVD from the coding sequence GTGACGGAACTGGGCAGACACAAACTGGGTAAACACAGCGCCACCAACCTGAGCCCCGAGCTCGACGACTACGAGCTGGCGGCCGAACTGGTCCGCGAGGCCGGGCAGCTGGCGCTGCTGATGCGGCAGGGCGGCCTCGACGCCCAGCGCAAGACGTCCATCTCCGACGTCGTCACAGCCGCGGACCACGCGGCCGAAGCCTATGTGCTGGAGCAGCTTCAACGCTGCCGCCCGGACGACGGCGTCCTCGGCGAAGAAGGCGCCGCGGTGCGCGGCAGTAGCGGGCGGACCTGGGTCATCGACCCGGTCGACGGCACCTACAACTTCCTGCAGGGCTCCACCTACTGGTGCTCAGCCATCGCCCTCAAGGACGAATCGGATGTGCTGCTCGGCGCCATCTTCCAGCCCGAGGAGGACAAGCTCTGGATCGGCGGCAAGCAGCACGCCACCACCCTCAACGGCGAACCCGTCACCACCTACAAGGAGGACGGAACCAACCGCAACGCCGCCGACCTCTCCCACCTTGGCGCCGGCACGTACATCCACCCGCGGTGGCTCGCCGACCCGATGTGCGCCATGCCGTGGCACGCCGCCGCGACGTCGGCCGCAACGCTGCGTATGCTCGGGTCCGGCTCGTGCGACCTGGGGCGCGTCGCTGACGGGCAGCTTGGCTGCTGGTTCCAGCACAGCTGCCCCGAATGGGACTGGCTGCCCGGGAAGGCGATAGTGACGGCCGCCGGCGGCGTCGCCGGCACCGTTCACGTCAACGGCCTGGAATGGTTCATGGCGGGAGGAACGACGGCGGTGCACCAGTTGCGCGCCGCGCTTGAGTCAGGCTCTGTCGACTAG
- the pcrA gene encoding DNA helicase PcrA: MDMLFDPYADGPFKAGSHAGAITKSRPEAGLMTPAFGGGPGESAGRPAAGPAAGQAEGGPAEDHARHHLPDAGALLAGLNPQQEEAVKHSGSALLIVAGAGSGKTRVLSNRIAYLIATKRAHHGEILAITFTNKAAAEMRERIEALVGNRAKAMWISTFHSSCVRILRREAANVGLNSNFSIYDSADSLRLITLVAKNLDLDPKKFAPKAIQHKISALKNELIDDDSFASAANHSDPFESAVADVFKGYTQRLRQANAMDFDDLIAQTVYMFRAFPALADSYRRRFRHVLVDEYQDTNHAQYALVREIVGEGPGAAELTVVGDSDQSIYAFRGADIRNIVEFEKDYPAARTIKLEQNYRSTQNILSAANSVISRNPNRPEKRLWTAEGEGHKIIGYVGENEHDEAQFIAKEIDRLQDEDNLRPGDVAIFYRTNAQSRSIEDVLVRVGLPYKVVGGTRFYERKEIKDALAYLRVLVNPDDDVNLRRVLNEPKRGIGDRAEGAVAALAERERTSFISAARRADQAPGMATRSVNAVLGFVKLLDDLAEVAAGSGAAAALEAVLEQTGYLATLRSSTDPQDESRVENLAELVAVVREYERDNPEGSLGAFLEQVSLVADADQIPDAPGADIDAAVAEAKRLGVVTLMTLHTAKGLEFPVVFLTGMEHGLFPHQRSATDPKELAEERRLAYVGLTRARKRLYVTRSEVRSMWGQSQYNPASQFLEEIPSELVEWKREGTSRQSGGWGSGADIGSSRYGGSFWGAGTARGTRADSSAGFNADVPAAVAKNRVQPQKEVIAVSVGDQVNHTSFGNGTVLAVEGAGDKTVAKVKFDVGEKRLLLRYAPLTKIDA; encoded by the coding sequence ATGGATATGTTGTTTGACCCCTACGCTGACGGTCCCTTCAAGGCTGGTTCCCACGCCGGTGCCATCACCAAGTCGCGCCCCGAAGCAGGGCTGATGACGCCCGCGTTCGGCGGCGGCCCGGGCGAATCCGCCGGCCGCCCGGCAGCTGGCCCCGCTGCCGGCCAGGCAGAGGGAGGCCCGGCGGAGGATCACGCCCGGCACCATCTCCCGGACGCCGGCGCACTGCTGGCCGGCCTGAATCCGCAGCAGGAGGAAGCGGTCAAGCACTCCGGCAGCGCATTGCTGATCGTGGCCGGGGCCGGCTCCGGAAAGACCCGCGTCCTCAGTAACCGGATCGCCTATCTGATTGCCACCAAGCGTGCGCACCACGGCGAGATCTTGGCCATCACGTTCACCAACAAGGCCGCCGCGGAAATGCGTGAACGCATCGAGGCCCTCGTGGGCAACAGGGCCAAGGCCATGTGGATCTCCACGTTCCACTCGTCATGTGTCCGGATCCTGCGCCGCGAGGCCGCCAACGTCGGCCTGAACTCCAACTTCTCCATCTACGACTCCGCCGACTCCCTGCGGCTGATTACCCTGGTGGCCAAAAACCTGGACCTGGACCCCAAGAAGTTCGCGCCCAAGGCCATCCAACACAAGATCTCCGCGCTCAAGAACGAACTGATCGACGACGACTCGTTCGCGTCCGCCGCGAACCACAGTGACCCGTTCGAGAGCGCCGTGGCGGACGTCTTCAAGGGCTACACCCAGCGGCTGCGGCAGGCCAACGCCATGGACTTCGACGACCTCATCGCGCAGACGGTCTACATGTTCCGGGCCTTCCCGGCGCTCGCCGATTCCTACCGCCGGCGGTTCCGGCACGTCCTGGTGGACGAATACCAGGACACCAACCACGCACAGTATGCCCTGGTCCGGGAAATCGTCGGCGAGGGCCCGGGCGCGGCGGAGCTGACCGTCGTCGGCGACTCGGACCAGTCCATCTACGCGTTCCGCGGCGCGGACATCCGTAACATCGTGGAGTTCGAGAAGGACTATCCCGCCGCCCGTACCATCAAGCTGGAGCAGAACTACCGCTCCACCCAGAACATCCTGAGCGCGGCCAACTCCGTCATCTCCCGGAACCCCAACCGCCCCGAGAAGAGGCTCTGGACCGCGGAGGGCGAGGGCCACAAGATCATCGGCTACGTGGGCGAGAACGAGCACGATGAAGCCCAGTTCATCGCCAAGGAAATCGACCGGCTCCAGGACGAGGACAATCTCCGTCCCGGCGACGTGGCCATCTTCTACCGCACCAACGCCCAGTCCCGTTCCATCGAGGACGTCCTGGTGCGCGTGGGCCTGCCGTACAAAGTGGTGGGCGGCACCAGGTTCTACGAGCGCAAGGAAATCAAGGACGCGCTGGCGTACCTCCGGGTGCTGGTCAACCCGGACGACGACGTCAACCTCCGCCGTGTGCTCAATGAGCCCAAGCGCGGGATCGGGGACCGGGCCGAGGGGGCCGTGGCGGCCCTCGCCGAGCGGGAACGCACGTCCTTCATCTCCGCCGCCCGCCGCGCCGACCAGGCGCCCGGCATGGCCACCCGCTCGGTCAACGCGGTGCTTGGCTTCGTGAAGCTCCTGGACGACCTCGCCGAGGTCGCCGCGGGCTCTGGCGCCGCGGCCGCCCTCGAGGCGGTGCTGGAACAGACCGGCTACCTCGCCACGCTGCGCTCCAGCACGGATCCGCAGGACGAGTCCCGGGTGGAAAACCTCGCCGAGCTCGTCGCCGTCGTCCGTGAATACGAGCGCGACAACCCCGAAGGATCCCTGGGCGCCTTCCTCGAGCAGGTGTCACTGGTGGCCGACGCCGACCAGATCCCGGACGCCCCTGGCGCGGACATTGACGCCGCGGTGGCCGAGGCCAAGCGGCTTGGCGTTGTCACGCTCATGACGCTGCACACGGCCAAGGGCCTGGAGTTCCCCGTGGTGTTCCTGACCGGCATGGAGCACGGGCTCTTCCCGCACCAGCGCTCGGCCACCGACCCGAAGGAACTGGCGGAGGAACGCCGGCTCGCCTACGTGGGGCTGACGCGCGCCCGGAAGCGCCTCTACGTCACCCGTTCCGAGGTCCGAAGCATGTGGGGGCAAAGCCAGTACAACCCGGCCAGCCAGTTCCTGGAGGAAATCCCCTCCGAACTCGTGGAATGGAAGCGCGAGGGAACAAGCCGGCAATCCGGCGGGTGGGGGAGCGGCGCCGACATCGGGTCGAGCCGGTACGGCGGTTCCTTTTGGGGCGCCGGAACGGCCCGCGGCACCCGTGCCGATTCCTCCGCGGGCTTCAACGCGGACGTCCCGGCCGCCGTCGCAAAAAACCGCGTGCAGCCGCAGAAGGAAGTTATCGCGGTCAGCGTGGGGGACCAGGTCAACCACACGAGCTTTGGCAACGGCACCGTGCTCGCCGTCGAAGGTGCCGGGGACAAGACCGTGGCGAAGGTGAAATTCGACGTCGGCGAGAAGCGACTGCTTCTGCGGTACGCGCCGCTGACCAAGATCGACGCCTAA
- the sucC gene encoding ADP-forming succinate--CoA ligase subunit beta encodes MDLFEYQARDMFEAHGVPVLAGIVAHTPEEAKAAAEKIGGVTVVKAQVKVGGRGKAGGVKVAKSADEALEHSTNILGMDIKGHTVNKVMIAQGADIAEEYYFSVLLDRANRNYLAMCSVEGGMEIEQLAVERPEALAKVAIDPAVGIDQAKADEIVAAAGFAEELRGKVASVILKLWDVFKKEDATLVEVNPLVKTGAGEIVALDGKVTLDENAEFRHPKHAQLEDKESADPLEAKAKAQDLNYVKLDGEVGIIGNGAGLVMSTLDVVAYAGENHGNVKPANFLDIGGGASAEVMAAGLDVILGDEQVKSVFVNVFGGITACDAVAKGIVGALAELGHSANKPLVVRLDGNNVEEGRRILEEANHPLVTLAATMDEGADKAAELANAR; translated from the coding sequence GTGGACCTGTTTGAATATCAGGCGCGCGATATGTTCGAAGCGCACGGTGTACCCGTGCTCGCCGGCATCGTGGCGCACACTCCTGAAGAAGCAAAGGCAGCTGCCGAGAAGATCGGCGGCGTAACTGTCGTCAAGGCACAGGTTAAGGTCGGTGGCCGCGGCAAGGCGGGCGGCGTCAAGGTTGCCAAGTCCGCCGACGAGGCACTTGAGCACTCCACCAACATCCTGGGCATGGACATCAAGGGCCACACCGTCAACAAGGTGATGATCGCCCAGGGTGCCGACATCGCCGAGGAATACTACTTCTCCGTCCTGCTGGACCGGGCCAACCGCAACTACCTGGCCATGTGCTCGGTTGAAGGCGGCATGGAGATCGAGCAGCTCGCCGTTGAGCGGCCCGAGGCCCTGGCCAAGGTAGCAATCGACCCCGCCGTGGGCATCGACCAGGCCAAGGCCGACGAAATCGTCGCTGCCGCCGGCTTCGCTGAAGAACTGCGCGGCAAAGTCGCCAGCGTCATTCTGAAGCTCTGGGACGTCTTCAAGAAGGAAGACGCCACCCTCGTGGAGGTCAACCCGCTGGTCAAGACCGGTGCGGGCGAGATCGTCGCCCTCGACGGCAAGGTCACGCTGGACGAGAACGCCGAATTCCGGCACCCTAAGCACGCACAGCTTGAGGACAAGGAATCCGCTGACCCGCTCGAGGCCAAGGCCAAGGCGCAGGACCTGAACTACGTCAAGCTGGACGGTGAAGTCGGCATCATCGGTAACGGTGCAGGCCTCGTCATGTCCACCCTGGACGTCGTCGCCTACGCCGGCGAGAACCACGGCAACGTCAAGCCCGCCAACTTCCTGGACATCGGCGGCGGAGCTTCCGCCGAGGTCATGGCCGCAGGCCTCGACGTCATCCTGGGCGATGAGCAGGTCAAGTCCGTATTCGTCAACGTCTTCGGCGGCATCACCGCCTGTGACGCTGTCGCCAAGGGCATCGTGGGCGCACTGGCCGAGCTGGGCCACTCCGCCAACAAGCCGCTGGTCGTCCGCCTCGACGGCAACAACGTCGAAGAAGGCCGCCGCATCCTCGAAGAGGCCAACCACCCGCTGGTTACCCTCGCCGCCACCATGGACGAGGGCGCCGACAAGGCCGCCGAGCTCGCCAACGCCCGCTGA
- the sucD gene encoding succinate--CoA ligase subunit alpha → MSIYLNKDSKVIVQGITGGEGTKHTALMLKAGTNIVGGVNARKAGTTVLHGENEINVFGTVKEAIAETGADVSIVFVPPAFTKNAVVEAIEAGIGLVVVITEGVPVQDSAEFWALAQSKVDADGNQVTRIIGPNCPGIITPGEALVGITPANITGKGPIGLVSKSGTLTYQMMYELRDLGFSTAIGIGGDPIIGTTHIDALAAFEADPETKAIVMIGEIGGDAEERAADFIKANVTKPVVGYVAGFTAPEGKTMGHAGAIVSGSAGTAQAKKEALEAAGVKVGKTPSETAKLLREVFAAL, encoded by the coding sequence ATGTCTATTTATCTGAACAAGGACTCCAAGGTCATCGTCCAGGGCATCACGGGCGGCGAAGGCACTAAGCACACCGCCCTCATGCTCAAGGCCGGCACCAACATCGTGGGCGGCGTCAACGCCCGCAAGGCCGGCACCACCGTCCTGCACGGCGAAAACGAGATCAACGTTTTCGGCACCGTCAAGGAAGCCATCGCCGAGACCGGCGCAGACGTCTCCATCGTCTTCGTTCCGCCGGCATTCACCAAGAACGCCGTTGTTGAAGCCATCGAGGCCGGCATCGGCCTGGTCGTCGTCATCACCGAAGGCGTGCCGGTTCAGGACTCCGCCGAGTTCTGGGCACTGGCGCAGTCCAAGGTCGACGCCGACGGCAACCAGGTCACCCGCATCATCGGACCGAACTGCCCCGGCATCATCACCCCGGGCGAGGCCCTCGTGGGCATCACCCCGGCCAACATCACCGGCAAGGGCCCCATCGGCCTGGTCTCCAAGTCCGGCACGCTGACCTACCAGATGATGTACGAACTGCGCGACCTCGGCTTCTCAACGGCCATCGGCATCGGCGGTGACCCCATCATCGGCACCACCCACATCGACGCCCTGGCTGCGTTCGAGGCTGACCCGGAGACCAAGGCCATCGTGATGATCGGCGAAATCGGCGGCGACGCCGAAGAGCGTGCGGCCGACTTCATCAAGGCCAACGTCACCAAGCCGGTCGTCGGCTATGTGGCCGGCTTCACCGCGCCGGAAGGCAAGACCATGGGCCACGCAGGCGCCATCGTCTCCGGTTCCGCCGGTACCGCCCAGGCCAAGAAGGAAGCCCTCGAAGCTGCAGGCGTGAAGGTCGGCAAGACGCCGTCCGAGACCGCCAAGCTGCTGCGCGAAGTCTTCGCAGCACTCTAA
- a CDS encoding SRPBCC family protein, which produces MSNALKLTVPDGVPFIDFEREFDFPVADVFRAHKEPELIAQWLGPRGTNIDIDHYDFRSGGTYLYNHTGPDGVTYAFSGIFHTVRENEFAIQTFEFSGYPDIVSIEFMSFEDLGGGRCRLRAHSVYPSMEAREGMAQSGMESGLSDGYERLEELLAK; this is translated from the coding sequence ATGAGCAATGCACTTAAACTGACCGTCCCCGACGGCGTCCCGTTCATCGACTTTGAGCGGGAGTTCGACTTCCCGGTGGCGGACGTGTTCCGCGCGCACAAGGAGCCTGAGCTGATCGCCCAGTGGCTGGGCCCGCGCGGTACTAACATCGACATCGACCACTACGACTTCCGTTCCGGAGGCACCTACCTGTACAACCACACCGGCCCGGACGGGGTGACGTACGCCTTCAGCGGCATCTTCCACACCGTCCGTGAAAACGAGTTCGCCATCCAGACCTTCGAGTTCAGCGGCTACCCGGACATCGTCAGCATCGAATTCATGAGCTTCGAGGACCTGGGCGGCGGCAGGTGCCGGCTGCGGGCCCACTCTGTCTATCCCAGCATGGAGGCCCGCGAGGGGATGGCCCAATCAGGCATGGAAAGCGGCCTGTCCGACGGCTACGAGCGGCTCGAGGAGCTGCTCGCGAAATAG